One genomic window of Quercus robur chromosome 6, dhQueRobu3.1, whole genome shotgun sequence includes the following:
- the LOC126732842 gene encoding probable receptor-like protein kinase At5g59700 gives MILVYEYMEKGTLREHLYHSNDNSESSPSRSELSWKQRLEICIGAATGLHYLHTGPAGGIIHRDVKTTNILLNENYVAKVADFGLSKSGILDPEHFTMGVKGSFGYLDPEYLTTLQLTEKSDVYSFGVVLLEILCARPAINNSLPMDEMNLAEWGMLWQRKGQLEKIIDPVLVGKIKPSSLRKFGETAEKCLKTSGADRPKMHEVLYDLQYALKLQETAMHADPGEDSTINTAFELQLPLAWQLPSDRILMEEDDHTPMGGDDDSDTKAILESQNLIED, from the coding sequence ATGATACTGGTTTATGAATATATGGAAAAGGGGACTCTAAGAGAGCACCTCTATCATTCAAATGACAATTCTGAGAGTTCACCCTCGCGATCTGAATTATCTTGGAAGCAAAGACTTGAAATATGCATTGGTGCTGCCACGGGTCTACATTACCTACACACTGGTCCAGCTGGAGGAATCATTCACCGTGATGTGAAGACTACAAACATCTTGCTTAATGAAAATTATGTGGCTAAAGTTGCTGACTTTGGCCTTTCAAAGTCAGGGATTCTCGATCCAGAACATTTCACAATGGGCGTGAAGGGTAGCTTTGGTTATCTTGATCCTGAATACCTTACCACCCTACAGTTGACAGAAAAATCTGATGTGTACTCTTTTGGAGTTGTACTTCTTGAAATTCTTTGTGCTAGACCAGCTATTAACAACTCGCTTCCAATGGATGAGATGAACCTAGCTGAATGGGGGATGCTGTGGCAAAGGAAAGGCCAACTTGAGAAAATTATCGATCCAGTGCTAGTTGGTAAAATCAAGCCTAGTTCATTGCGAAAGTTTGGTGAAACTGCTGAGAAGTGTTTGAAGACAAGTGGTGCTGACAGGCCTAAAATGCATGAAGTGCTATATGACTTGCAATATGCACTGAAGCTTCAAGAAACTGCAATGCACGCAGACCCAGGTGAAGACAGCACAATAAATACTGCATTCGAGTTGCAGTTACCTCTTGCTTGGCAATTGCCTTCTGATAGAATCCTAATGGAGGAAGATGATCATACACCCATGGGAGGGGATGATGATTCTGATACAAAGGCTATTCTTGAAAGTCAAAACCTAATTGAGGATTGA